From the Phyllostomus discolor isolate MPI-MPIP mPhyDis1 chromosome 7, mPhyDis1.pri.v3, whole genome shotgun sequence genome, one window contains:
- the IQCF6 gene encoding IQ domain-containing protein F6: MDTQRVSQASPGGGCPEHDQQCLKLEEAAVRIQAWWRGSEVRRTLLHEALRAWAIQCWWRQVQAKMLEQRRRLALRLYTCQEWAVVKVQAQVRMWQARRRFLQARQAARVIQSHWRWHASQTRGLIQGCYEVKARRLELDIEILMA, encoded by the exons ATGGACACACAAAGGGTGAGCCAGGCCAGCCCAGGAGGCGGCTGCCCGGAGCACGACCAGCAGTGTCTGAAG CTGGAGGAGGCGGCCGTGCGGATCCAGGCATGGTGGCGCGGCAGCGAGGTACGCCGGACGCTGCTGCACGAGGCGCTCCGGGCCTGGGCCATCCAGTGCTGGTGGCGGCAGGTGCAGGCCAAGATGCTGGAGCAGCGGCGGCGCCTGGCGCTGAGGCTCTACACCTGCCAGGAGTGGGCGGTGGTGAAGGTGCAGGCCCAGGTGCGCATGTGGCAGGCCCGCCGGCGCTTCCTGCAGGCCCGCCAGGCGGCCCGCGTCATCCAGTCGCACTGGCGCTGGCACGCCAGCCAGACCCGGGGCCTGATCCAGGGCTGCTATGAGGTCAAGGCCCGGCGGCTGGAGCTGGACATCGAAATCCTCATGGCCTAG